The Topomyia yanbarensis strain Yona2022 chromosome 3, ASM3024719v1, whole genome shotgun sequence nucleotide sequence ATCTACTTTCTTAAAAGCAAACAAACGGAAAAGACGAGTTTAATTTCCTTTCTATCGCAGATTCTTCATACTTTCAGGAAAAAATCAACCTCTTATAATTTTTTTGGAGAATTTAATACGCAAATACGTTGTTACTTTCATTCAAAAAACCTATTAAAGAcggagtttgtagatttagaGTTCAGTCTTGGAAATGTCAGACCTGACCTTTTGTGCTCCTTTAGGTATCGTATCTGAACACGTAGTTCCAGTAAACAATCACAACATCAAATTTCGACGGACACGCAGAGGAAAATTTTCCCGCAGTAAAAAAGCACGCAACATTAGGCTAGCTCGCAAACAAATAGCCTTACACCAGCCGATAGCCCCCACAGTTCACCTGCAACCCGGAGGGACAATGCATCGCCTAACGCTGACTACCCTCATGTTAGCCAATTTCGGCAGTATGATTCCCGGGATCGTTTATGTGAGGATAAAAAATGAACGAGGCCCGGCGGCAGTACAGGCCGGTCTAAGCTGTCTGGAACTGCTGACCAATACGTTCTTCTTCGCGACGGATTCCgttcaaattcaaaatattgtAGTGTTTCATCTGCAGCATCTAAGCTCACCGTCGCGGGAAATCGAGATAGGATTTCTGCAAAGTCACCACGCCCAGTacaccgaaaaaggacaccgCGGAGATCACCAGTTTCAGTTGAAGGTGATGTCCGACAAACAGCCACTGAGTAAAATTCGTAACATACAGTTTATTGATCACaaactgattgatttttatgtgaTTGTGATCGACGGGTATGGCAAACTGGAGCGAGCAATGCGATACGTGAGTGCTTCGTATTCATTCAACCCGAGAGGAAAGTATGTGATCTTACACAATAACCCGGACGAGCGAGATCAGGATGATCAGTATGCTTTGCAAGTGCTGAATTTTATGTTCATCAACCATCACTCAGTTAATGTATTGGTGGCGTTTGCCATTGATTTGATGACCTACAACGTGTACACGGGAGATCCCTATCACGGGGAGGAAAACGACTGCGGTCAAATGAAAACGCTGAAGGTTGCAACGATAGTGAATGGAACGTATAAGAACAAAGTTCTAGCCGAAACAATGATCCAGATGCCGAAAGTTCCTCCGCAAATGGAACACTGCACATTTCAGTTCTGCACAAGGGTAGCCTCTCCGTTTATCGATTATGGTTGCCAATCAGGACTAGAAATCGAAATTATGCAGCTGTTGCAAGAATCGATGAAGTTTAAAGTGAACGTTTCTTGCAGTACTATGGAACGCGGCGAACTGCTGGAAGACGGAATTCATTGGTCTGATCTGCTGGGGATGGTTCGAGACGATTTCTGTGATATCATTGCAGGATCATTCTATCCAGATTATGATGTTCACATGGATTTTGCTGGAACGACGCTCTATTTTCTCGATTATTACACGTGGTTCGTTCGGAAAGCTGGTCTCGCAAACCATTGGAAAGTATTGCTGAGTATTTTCGAGTTGGCTACTTGGAAGCTGTTAGCTGCTGTTTTGTTAGTATCATCCGTAGCCTGGTTTTTCATCGGGTACAACCTTCCAGAGGCTAACGCTCACAAGCAATTAGCTATCTGTTTCCTGAATACCTGGTGCGTTTTCTTGGGAATATCATCCAACAACCGGCCTTGTCGCAATTCGCTTCGCTTTTTCTTCATCACACTCGCTATCTACGGAATGAACGTTACGACTATCTACACATCAAAACTCATTTACGCATTTACTTCACCGCCCCGATCGTATCAAATCGATACCGTGTCGGAGATTCTGGATAGTAACGTACTGCTTGGGGGTCGAATGGAGTACGAAGACTGGTTCAGGCAAGGTGACAAAGAAGATCTTCGCGTTTCCGCCCGGTACGATAATTCGGAACCGTTTCAACCGTCCCCCGCCAATCTACGGGCCGTCGCCGAAGGACAGCGGGTGATTCTGATGAGTCGAATGTATGTTCTGCATAGCCACTATCGCAACGATATACACGGTCTGACGAAGGATGTGTTCGCCAACCAGGTGGAGATGATCGTGGAGAAGGGATTCCCACTGCTGCCGAAGTTCAACCGGATCATATCGAATTTAAACGATATGGGAATCACCGGGAAGCTGTTCGAGGACTTTGTTTATAATGTAACATTCTTGGATAGAATACGGGAAACGCTACATCCGGACGAGGATCACTATGAGGAGGTGGAGAGTGAGATTGTGTTGACACTGGAACATTTACAAAGTGCATTTTTCACCTACGTACTGGGAATCGGCATCAGTGGATTTATTTTTCTGGTTGAACTGATAGCAATTACAGAGCAAATTAAACGAGTTACCGGTTATGttggaaatatgtttgataATATCATGATTTGGCTTAAATTGCGTGAGCCTCGGGCGAGAACTATGAAGATTAGGAAAAGATTACGCACAAAAACTGTTCGAAGAACAAAAATATTCTATTGACAGATGCACGAGCTCGGTTTGTATTTTGCTATGCGTTGtagaaaataaataatattttatgcattGTCCTTTTAGTCGAGGCCAATAATGTTATCAGAAATTCAAGGTCTAGGTTGGTTTTTATTGAAATGTGCACAGACTGATGCTCAATTTCCTATTTTCGACCAGCAATCAACCACAGCTTTG carries:
- the LOC131688823 gene encoding uncharacterized protein LOC131688823, coding for MHRLTLTTLMLANFGSMIPGIVYVRIKNERGPAAVQAGLSCLELLTNTFFFATDSVQIQNIVVFHLQHLSSPSREIEIGFLQSHHAQYTEKGHRGDHQFQLKVMSDKQPLSKIRNIQFIDHKLIDFYVIVIDGYGKLERAMRYVSASYSFNPRGKYVILHNNPDERDQDDQYALQVLNFMFINHHSVNVLVAFAIDLMTYNVYTGDPYHGEENDCGQMKTLKVATIVNGTYKNKVLAETMIQMPKVPPQMEHCTFQFCTRVASPFIDYGCQSGLEIEIMQLLQESMKFKVNVSCSTMERGELLEDGIHWSDLLGMVRDDFCDIIAGSFYPDYDVHMDFAGTTLYFLDYYTWFVRKAGLANHWKVLLSIFELATWKLLAAVLLVSSVAWFFIGYNLPEANAHKQLAICFLNTWCVFLGISSNNRPCRNSLRFFFITLAIYGMNVTTIYTSKLIYAFTSPPRSYQIDTVSEILDSNVLLGGRMEYEDWFRQGDKEDLRVSARYDNSEPFQPSPANLRAVAEGQRVILMSRMYVLHSHYRNDIHGLTKDVFANQVEMIVEKGFPLLPKFNRIISNLNDMGITGKLFEDFVYNVTFLDRIRETLHPDEDHYEEVESEIVLTLEHLQSAFFTYVLGIGISGFIFLVELIAITEQIKRVTGYVGNMFDNIMIWLKLREPRARTMKIRKRLRTKTVRRTKIFY